A single window of [Clostridium] hylemonae DSM 15053 DNA harbors:
- a CDS encoding lysophospholipid acyltransferase family protein — translation MIRFICVVIVLILYLVLGIPVLGVEWIIRKFRRKSADMSSLRLVQWVFRLMLCIAGVEVTVIGEENVPDEPVLFIGNHRSYFDILITYSRCRRLTGYIAKKEMLRYPLLRDWMKRLYCLFLDRSTPKEGLKTILKAIEYVKEGISICIFPEGTRNDGEELSMLPFHDGSFKIAEKTGCAIIPMSLNNTHAIFEQQFPRIKKTHVVLEYGAPIYPNELDKETKKHLGQYCQNIIQETINKNQRLV, via the coding sequence ATGATAAGATTTATTTGTGTTGTGATCGTGCTGATACTGTATCTTGTTCTGGGCATCCCGGTACTTGGCGTGGAATGGATCATCCGTAAGTTCAGAAGGAAGAGCGCGGATATGAGCTCCCTTCGGCTCGTACAGTGGGTATTCCGTCTTATGCTTTGCATCGCCGGGGTGGAAGTCACTGTCATCGGGGAGGAAAACGTACCGGACGAACCGGTCCTCTTTATCGGCAACCACAGGAGCTACTTTGACATACTCATCACCTATTCCCGCTGCCGCCGGCTCACCGGATATATCGCCAAGAAGGAGATGCTGCGCTACCCGCTTCTGAGAGACTGGATGAAACGGCTGTACTGCCTGTTTCTCGACAGAAGCACGCCAAAGGAAGGGCTTAAGACGATACTGAAGGCCATCGAATATGTGAAGGAAGGCATCTCCATCTGCATCTTCCCCGAAGGTACGCGCAATGACGGTGAAGAACTCAGCATGCTGCCGTTCCACGACGGCTCTTTTAAGATCGCGGAAAAGACCGGCTGCGCCATTATACCGATGAGCCTCAACAATACACACGCTATATTTGAACAGCAGTTCCCGAGGATCAAAAAGACACATGTCGTGCTGGAATACGGCGCGCCCATCTATCCGAACGAGCTGGATAAAGAGACGAAAAAGCATCTCGGACAATACTGCCAGAACATCATACAAGAGACGATCAATAAGAACCAGAGGCTTGTCTAA
- the malQ gene encoding 4-alpha-glucanotransferase, whose amino-acid sequence MKEQKRISGILLHPTSLPSPYGIGDLGAEAYEFVDFLERAGQHIWQMLPLTHTGYGDSPYQSFSAFAGQPLLISPAHLKELDLVQGYEILHCPVRDDEHIDYGVIIPWKQRIFKNAYRRFLTSAYQDSHRELITSYTAFCAQNAGWLDDYALFMACKDAHGGVSWLEWEDNFRCPSPEYKAQLKEDFEKECGFYQFLQFLFFEEWAKLKAYANRHEIQIIGDLPIFVSMDSADVWANQHLFQLDSRGYPVKVAGVPPDYFSETGQLWGNPLYHWNAHEEDGFAWWISRMRHQLSLLDIVRIDHFRGFEAYWSVPYGEENAVHGEWVKAPGRELFRAVEDALGSGLPIIAEDLGVITPEVKALRDEFHFPGMKVLQFAFEGTQENDFLPHQFTTTRCACYTGTHDNDTTLGWYETLDPACKEKVKRYTNSDGTKVNKEFIRLCMGSIAAYAVVPMQDVLSYGKEARMNIPGTASGNWNWRFKKGILSALLAKELKDLAILYGRY is encoded by the coding sequence ATGAAAGAACAGAAAAGAATTTCCGGCATTCTGCTGCATCCCACTTCTCTGCCGTCCCCGTACGGCATAGGCGATCTGGGAGCAGAAGCCTATGAATTTGTGGACTTCCTGGAGCGTGCGGGCCAGCATATCTGGCAGATGCTCCCGCTCACCCATACCGGCTACGGCGACTCCCCGTACCAGAGCTTTTCCGCGTTTGCGGGCCAGCCCCTTCTCATAAGCCCGGCGCACTTAAAAGAACTGGATCTTGTACAGGGGTACGAGATATTACACTGCCCGGTGCGCGACGACGAGCATATCGATTACGGGGTGATCATTCCGTGGAAGCAGCGCATTTTCAAAAATGCCTACCGGCGTTTCCTCACTTCGGCCTATCAGGACTCCCACAGAGAGCTCATCACGTCCTACACCGCATTCTGCGCGCAGAACGCGGGCTGGCTGGACGACTATGCGCTGTTTATGGCGTGCAAGGACGCTCACGGAGGTGTGAGCTGGCTTGAGTGGGAGGACAATTTCCGCTGTCCTTCCCCGGAGTACAAGGCACAGCTTAAAGAGGACTTTGAAAAAGAATGCGGCTTTTATCAGTTTCTCCAGTTCCTCTTTTTTGAAGAGTGGGCAAAGCTCAAAGCTTATGCCAACCGGCATGAGATACAGATCATCGGGGATCTTCCTATCTTCGTCTCCATGGACAGCGCGGATGTGTGGGCGAACCAGCACTTGTTTCAGCTTGATTCCAGAGGGTATCCCGTCAAGGTGGCAGGCGTGCCGCCGGATTATTTCTCCGAGACCGGCCAGCTGTGGGGCAATCCGCTCTACCACTGGAACGCACACGAGGAGGATGGCTTTGCGTGGTGGATCTCGCGCATGCGCCATCAGCTATCCCTGCTTGATATTGTGAGGATCGACCACTTCCGCGGTTTTGAGGCATACTGGTCTGTCCCGTACGGGGAGGAGAATGCCGTGCACGGAGAATGGGTCAAAGCTCCGGGCCGGGAACTGTTTCGTGCCGTGGAGGACGCGCTCGGCAGCGGCCTTCCGATCATTGCGGAGGATCTGGGCGTCATCACACCGGAAGTGAAAGCGCTGAGGGATGAATTTCATTTCCCCGGCATGAAGGTGCTTCAGTTTGCGTTTGAGGGAACGCAGGAAAATGACTTTCTCCCTCATCAGTTCACGACGACCCGCTGTGCCTGTTACACCGGAACACACGACAATGACACGACGCTTGGGTGGTACGAGACACTTGACCCCGCCTGTAAAGAAAAGGTTAAGCGGTATACGAACTCCGACGGCACGAAGGTCAACAAGGAGTTCATCCGTCTCTGTATGGGCAGCATCGCCGCGTATGCGGTCGTGCCGATGCAGGATGTGCTCTCCTACGGCAAAGAGGCGCGGATGAACATTCCCGGCACCGCCTCCGGCAACTGGAACTGGCGTTTTAAAAAGGGGATCTTAAGCGCGCTGCTCGCCAAGGAACTGAAGGATCTGGCCATATTATATGGAAGATATTAA
- a CDS encoding protease complex subunit PrcB family protein, with protein MKRLCSCVLLLACTLLLTSCSVTKTDKDKIRDIDFTVVDPEDIPEELAAQIEEARAEPFRLTYGDNGYLYIARGYGTKDTSGYSVEVPECYETSNAVCMKSSLLGPDKTEEVLKKPTYPYVVIKMEYSDKNVEFD; from the coding sequence ATGAAAAGATTATGCTCCTGCGTGCTTCTTCTGGCCTGCACGCTTCTGCTTACTTCATGTTCTGTCACAAAGACGGACAAAGACAAGATCAGGGATATTGATTTTACGGTGGTCGATCCGGAGGATATCCCCGAAGAGCTGGCCGCACAGATAGAAGAGGCCAGGGCGGAACCGTTCAGGCTCACATACGGGGATAATGGATATCTGTACATTGCCCGTGGATATGGGACAAAAGATACAAGCGGGTACAGTGTGGAGGTGCCGGAATGTTATGAGACTTCCAATGCGGTCTGTATGAAGAGCAGCCTTCTCGGGCCGGACAAAACAGAAGAGGTGCTGAAAAAACCTACGTACCCGTATGTAGTTATAAAAATGGAATACAGCGACAAAAATGTAGAATTTGATTAA
- a CDS encoding DUF3794 and LysM peptidoglycan-binding domain-containing protein, whose amino-acid sequence MEYMKKQVQTYRMGKVIADQFYIDDDYNVPDVKSDVMRIILGEGTLDVEDMKVVENYIRVTGKMNFKVLYVTEEGESRLSALEGRIPFEEMIYTEQEPEGAPFIKSSNIDLTVTTIHSRKLNLKALVELQVSSEGMDDLEVTTDILSDSPLYKRYTGRQMLRMLTSKKDTYRIKEEVAISGTKENVGTLLWTDVTSRKLDTRLGADEMLIQGELMLFCFYESLEGKTDWIEQVIPYEGRIECYGAQDNMYHQIYPELADVNIDIRMDEDGEMRLLGVEATLEMRLIVYEEENEDVLEDVYSLEQKCIPRITEETFEKLLMQNHSKCKVIEQLSLPEIKDSMLQVCHSSGKIQLERTEIVDGGIQIEGVLHISFLYVKADDVIPFDTWQGMVPFSYLLESNETSSDMTYDLTYAVEQLSIGLLGSDEIEVKAVLAFNSFLKQPVRISNIEEVDFEPVDMEEMERRPGIVGYIVRDGDLLWDLAKRYSTTVEGIMEVNGLESEQVKPGDKILIFKENMSIL is encoded by the coding sequence ATGGAATATATGAAAAAACAGGTACAGACGTACCGGATGGGTAAAGTCATTGCCGATCAGTTTTACATTGACGACGACTACAATGTACCGGACGTAAAAAGCGACGTGATGCGTATTATTCTCGGGGAAGGAACACTTGACGTAGAAGATATGAAGGTCGTGGAAAATTATATCCGCGTCACCGGTAAGATGAACTTCAAAGTATTGTATGTGACAGAGGAGGGGGAATCGAGACTGTCGGCTCTGGAAGGGCGGATTCCTTTTGAAGAGATGATATACACCGAGCAGGAGCCGGAGGGCGCACCGTTTATCAAATCTTCCAATATAGACCTTACGGTGACGACGATTCACTCGAGAAAGCTGAACCTGAAAGCGCTCGTGGAGCTTCAGGTATCTTCAGAGGGTATGGACGACCTGGAAGTAACGACGGATATCTTGAGCGATTCACCGCTTTATAAGCGGTATACGGGGAGACAGATGCTGCGCATGCTCACCTCGAAGAAAGATACATACCGCATCAAAGAAGAAGTGGCCATCAGCGGGACGAAAGAGAATGTAGGCACACTGCTCTGGACAGACGTGACGAGCCGCAAGCTCGATACGAGGCTTGGCGCGGACGAGATGCTCATCCAGGGAGAGCTGATGCTGTTCTGCTTTTATGAATCGCTGGAAGGCAAGACGGACTGGATCGAACAGGTGATTCCTTACGAAGGACGTATAGAATGTTACGGAGCACAAGATAATATGTATCATCAGATCTATCCGGAACTTGCGGACGTCAATATCGATATCCGCATGGATGAGGACGGAGAGATGCGGCTGCTCGGCGTGGAGGCAACGCTTGAGATGCGGCTTATCGTGTATGAAGAAGAAAACGAGGATGTGCTGGAGGATGTATATTCTCTCGAACAGAAATGTATTCCGAGGATCACAGAAGAGACCTTTGAAAAGCTGCTCATGCAGAACCACTCAAAATGTAAAGTGATCGAGCAGCTGTCTCTTCCGGAGATAAAGGACAGTATGCTGCAGGTGTGCCACAGCAGCGGAAAGATACAGCTGGAACGGACGGAGATCGTGGACGGCGGTATTCAGATAGAGGGCGTGCTCCACATCAGTTTTCTCTATGTAAAGGCAGACGACGTCATTCCGTTTGATACGTGGCAGGGGATGGTCCCGTTTTCCTATCTGCTGGAGAGTAATGAAACGAGCAGTGATATGACATACGATCTGACCTATGCGGTGGAACAGCTCTCCATCGGCCTGCTTGGAAGCGACGAGATAGAGGTCAAGGCAGTGCTGGCGTTCAACAGCTTCTTAAAGCAGCCGGTGCGCATTTCCAATATTGAGGAAGTGGACTTTGAACCGGTAGACATGGAAGAGATGGAGCGGCGTCCGGGTATTGTCGGATATATCGTCCGGGACGGGGACCTGCTCTGGGATCTCGCCAAACGCTACAGCACTACAGTGGAAGGGATCATGGAAGTGAACGGACTGGAGTCGGAACAGGTAAAACCAGGGGATAAGATATTGATTTTTAAGGAGAACATGAGTATACTATAA
- the ispE gene encoding 4-(cytidine 5'-diphospho)-2-C-methyl-D-erythritol kinase, whose translation MDKLELKALAKVNLGLDVLGRRSSGYHDVRMVMQTVYLYDQVIMEKKKKPGIEVETNLYFLPVNENNLAYKAAKLLMDEFKIKEGIKITLKKHIPVAAGMAGGSSNAAAVLYGMNRMFSLKLSEEELMERGVALGADVPYCIMRGTVLAEGIGEVLTPLAPMPKCHILIAKPPISVSTKFVYDELDSHEITKHPDIDGIIAGLNGQDLARIAGSLGNVLEEVTVREYPVIEQIKNTMKEQGALNAIMSGSGPTVFGIFEEKSRAREAGRKIKETGATKQVYVTNVHNARRK comes from the coding sequence ATGGATAAATTGGAGTTGAAGGCACTGGCAAAAGTGAATCTGGGCCTGGATGTGCTCGGAAGAAGGAGCAGCGGCTACCACGATGTGCGCATGGTCATGCAGACAGTGTATCTGTACGATCAGGTGATCATGGAGAAGAAAAAGAAACCGGGAATCGAGGTTGAGACGAATCTGTATTTTCTTCCCGTCAATGAAAATAATCTTGCGTACAAGGCTGCAAAGCTGCTGATGGATGAATTTAAGATCAAAGAGGGAATCAAGATCACGCTCAAAAAGCATATACCGGTGGCGGCGGGGATGGCAGGCGGAAGTTCCAATGCGGCGGCAGTGCTCTATGGAATGAACCGTATGTTCTCCCTGAAGCTGTCGGAGGAGGAGCTGATGGAGCGCGGCGTGGCTCTGGGCGCGGACGTCCCTTACTGTATCATGCGCGGAACGGTACTGGCAGAAGGCATAGGGGAGGTCCTCACACCTCTGGCTCCTATGCCGAAGTGCCATATACTGATAGCGAAGCCGCCCATCAGTGTGTCGACCAAATTTGTGTACGATGAGCTTGATTCCCATGAGATAACAAAGCATCCGGATATCGACGGAATAATAGCGGGTCTCAATGGACAAGACCTGGCCCGGATAGCCGGAAGCCTTGGAAATGTGCTGGAGGAAGTAACGGTCCGGGAATACCCGGTGATCGAACAGATAAAGAATACGATGAAGGAACAGGGTGCGCTGAATGCCATTATGAGCGGAAGCGGCCCGACCGTGTTCGGTATATTTGAGGAGAAGAGCAGAGCGAGAGAGGCCGGCAGAAAGATAAAAGAAACAGGAGCAACAAAGCAGGTGTATGTGACAAACGTACATAATGCAAGGAGGAAATAA
- a CDS encoding GntR family transcriptional regulator translates to MEPNFQVNMNEYLPLRDVVFNTLRQAILHGELKPGERLMEIQLANKLGVSRTPIREAIRKLELEGLVLMIPRKGAEVAEITEKSLRDVLEVRKALEELAVQLCCDKITKEEIRELEKAAEDFKTAIRNGGLTEIAEADVKFHDVIYMATDNQKLIQLLNNLREQMYRYRMEYLKSDEVYPHLISEHEAIIRHVEGKEKEKATEVVSRHIDNQVEGVVDTLRTKKS, encoded by the coding sequence ATGGAACCTAACTTTCAAGTCAATATGAACGAATACCTCCCGCTGCGGGATGTAGTGTTCAATACACTGCGCCAGGCGATCCTGCACGGGGAGTTAAAGCCCGGTGAGCGGCTTATGGAGATCCAGCTCGCCAATAAACTCGGGGTGAGCCGTACACCGATACGCGAGGCGATCCGGAAGCTGGAGCTGGAAGGGCTGGTGCTCATGATCCCGAGAAAAGGCGCGGAAGTAGCGGAGATCACGGAGAAGAGCCTGCGGGATGTGCTGGAAGTGAGAAAGGCGCTGGAAGAGCTTGCGGTACAGCTCTGCTGCGACAAGATCACGAAGGAGGAGATCCGGGAGCTTGAAAAGGCGGCGGAGGATTTCAAGACAGCGATCAGGAACGGGGGACTTACGGAGATCGCGGAAGCGGACGTAAAGTTTCATGATGTCATCTATATGGCGACGGACAACCAGAAGCTGATCCAGCTTCTGAACAATCTGCGGGAGCAGATGTACCGCTACCGGATGGAGTATCTGAAAAGCGATGAAGTATATCCGCATCTCATATCCGAGCATGAAGCGATTATCCGGCATGTCGAGGGAAAAGAAAAAGAAAAGGCTACGGAAGTTGTGAGCAGACATATAGACAACCAGGTGGAGGGGGTCGTTGACACACTCCGCACAAAAAAATCATAA
- the spoIIR gene encoding stage II sporulation protein R, whose protein sequence is MREEIEKRYRKKQLICVILGVCIALILTGSIVNRRMKVVDAKVRRTQEKLAGEVFRFHVLANSDSEEDQALKLKVRDAVLAYMKSDMKDETTGEPSAEDTKQWAQRHLGDIEEKAGEIIREEGYSYGVKANVQVCHFPDKTYGDITFPEGDYEALRIEIGKAEGHNWWCVLYPNLCFMSTTCAVVSDEGKEELKEVLTDDEYEMVTATSDFKIKWFFFGGDAGKDQ, encoded by the coding sequence ATGCGGGAAGAAATTGAAAAGAGATATAGAAAGAAACAGCTCATCTGTGTTATACTTGGTGTCTGTATAGCGCTGATCCTGACGGGAAGCATCGTTAACCGGCGGATGAAGGTGGTCGATGCGAAAGTGCGCAGGACACAGGAGAAGCTGGCCGGGGAAGTATTCCGTTTTCACGTGCTTGCCAACAGTGACAGTGAAGAGGACCAGGCGCTGAAGCTGAAGGTCAGGGACGCGGTGCTTGCGTATATGAAGTCTGATATGAAAGATGAGACGACCGGCGAGCCGTCTGCAGAGGACACAAAGCAGTGGGCGCAGAGACATCTCGGTGACATAGAAGAAAAAGCAGGGGAGATCATCCGTGAGGAAGGATATTCTTACGGGGTGAAGGCGAACGTTCAGGTATGCCATTTTCCGGACAAGACTTACGGGGATATCACATTTCCGGAGGGCGACTATGAGGCGCTGCGCATTGAGATAGGGAAAGCCGAAGGACATAACTGGTGGTGCGTGCTCTATCCGAACCTGTGCTTTATGAGTACAACGTGCGCGGTCGTGAGTGACGAGGGAAAAGAAGAGCTGAAAGAAGTGCTCACGGACGATGAATACGAAATGGTGACAGCCACTTCGGACTTTAAGATAAAATGGTTTTTCTTTGGAGGAGATGCCGGGAAAGACCAGTAG
- a CDS encoding cation diffusion facilitator family transporter, whose amino-acid sequence MTEFLVRRFVKNHEEVEKVSVRTAYGVLASAVGIFCNVLLFVVKAVTGFMLHSISVTADAFNNLSDAGSSVIGLVGVRMAGKPADEDHPFGHGRIEYIAALVVAFLVLQVGFTFFKDSVGKIREPEMLKFKLVSVIILVLSVGVKLWMGVFNRKLGQRINSKVMLATATDALGDVITTSATIASLLFWKVTGINIDGFVGLGVSLVVMWAGIGIAKDTLEPLIGEPVPAEEYVRISRFVEKYDGIVGSHDLIVHNYGPGRNMASIHAEVPNDTDIEDSHEIIDRIERDAARKLGIFLVIHMDPVETKNEQVLVARNHVEEAVSRLDRRASVHDFRMVDGKEQINLIFDLVVPREYTKEQQDSLRAALIEELHKTDKRYECVITVEMSFVASAQKGQEE is encoded by the coding sequence ATGACTGAGTTTTTAGTTAGACGATTTGTGAAAAATCATGAAGAAGTGGAGAAGGTGTCTGTCCGTACAGCCTATGGAGTGCTGGCGAGTGCGGTGGGCATCTTTTGTAATGTGCTGCTGTTTGTGGTAAAGGCTGTGACAGGCTTTATGCTCCACAGCATATCCGTCACGGCGGACGCTTTCAACAATCTTTCAGACGCCGGTTCTTCCGTCATCGGTCTCGTCGGTGTCAGAATGGCCGGCAAGCCGGCGGATGAGGACCACCCGTTCGGACACGGCAGAATAGAGTATATCGCCGCGCTTGTCGTAGCTTTTCTCGTCCTGCAGGTAGGATTTACTTTTTTCAAGGACTCGGTCGGCAAGATACGTGAGCCGGAGATGCTCAAATTCAAGCTTGTATCGGTCATTATCCTCGTACTGTCCGTCGGGGTAAAGCTCTGGATGGGTGTGTTCAACCGGAAGCTCGGACAGCGCATCAACTCCAAGGTAATGCTTGCCACGGCGACAGACGCGCTCGGGGATGTGATAACGACCTCCGCGACGATCGCGTCTCTTCTGTTCTGGAAAGTGACAGGGATCAATATCGACGGCTTTGTAGGCCTCGGCGTATCGCTTGTCGTCATGTGGGCCGGAATCGGGATCGCCAAGGATACGCTGGAGCCGCTGATCGGCGAGCCGGTGCCGGCGGAAGAATATGTGAGGATATCGCGGTTTGTGGAGAAATATGACGGCATAGTCGGAAGCCATGATCTGATCGTACATAATTACGGACCGGGAAGGAATATGGCGTCTATCCACGCGGAAGTGCCCAACGACACAGATATAGAAGATTCCCATGAGATCATCGACCGGATCGAGCGGGACGCGGCCAGGAAGCTTGGGATCTTTCTCGTGATACATATGGATCCCGTGGAAACCAAAAATGAGCAGGTGCTTGTGGCGCGCAATCATGTGGAAGAGGCGGTGTCCCGGCTCGACAGGAGGGCCAGCGTCCACGATTTCCGCATGGTAGACGGTAAGGAACAGATCAATCTCATCTTCGATCTGGTCGTTCCAAGGGAGTACACGAAAGAGCAGCAGGACAGCTTAAGAGCCGCGCTCATCGAAGAGCTCCATAAGACAGACAAAAGATACGAGTGTGTGATAACCGTAGAGATGAGCTTTGTGGCGAGCGCGCAGAAAGGACAGGAAGAGTAA